In Shinella sp. XGS7, a single genomic region encodes these proteins:
- a CDS encoding M56 family metallopeptidase, which produces MSELDLLVPALGWALLHFIWQGLLIGALAAVALAALRGADARLRYAVCALALLACLLLPCGHLLWLLSERQSVSAPPALPGWLAGLVAQLPALVSAWSLGVGLMGLRLGLGLAWVARLRRQALPAPAEWQARQDALGRRLGLRRAVPLRLSPAGRLDAPVAIGCLKPLVLLPAALLSGLPVPLLEALLAHELAHVRRQDYLAHLLQSLVEALLFFHPVVWWLSSRLRQERELVADALAARALDDPRRLAQALHALAELDVRTELAAQDIQPLPPMAMSARGGRLLPRIEQLMTMVMMSSSDSRVAGWKLALPALLLAGSSLLVQAARSPADNSATPLPVSDTAVAPQHQHAGKVVELPAEPGSMAALLKLPVNARHMLVLDEDGRVLASKDPDAVVPIASLTKLLTAMVVLDARQDMAETLQVTAEDVDRLKHSASRVPVGARMSRRDALALALISSENRAASALARSYPGGLEGFARAAQAKLAALGLNQSRVVEPTGLSPANVSTAKEMARLAAAAARYPQIAEISSQAKAKVSVNGRVRELRNTNHLVGGKGWDIRLSKTGYTEEAGRCLTMRLRTEGKGVRHFVTVVLLDADGSAQRLADARRIRQSLGKLGAI; this is translated from the coding sequence ATGAGCGAGCTCGATCTCCTGGTGCCCGCGCTGGGCTGGGCCCTGCTGCATTTCATCTGGCAGGGCTTGCTGATCGGTGCCCTGGCTGCCGTGGCCCTGGCCGCCCTGCGCGGGGCGGATGCGCGCTTGCGCTATGCCGTCTGCGCCCTGGCCCTGCTGGCCTGCCTGCTGCTGCCCTGCGGCCATCTGCTCTGGCTGCTGAGCGAGCGTCAAAGCGTCAGTGCGCCCCCGGCCCTGCCCGGCTGGCTGGCCGGCCTGGTGGCCCAGCTGCCGGCCCTGGTGAGCGCCTGGAGCCTGGGCGTGGGCCTGATGGGCCTGCGTCTGGGTCTGGGCCTGGCCTGGGTGGCGCGCCTGCGCCGCCAGGCCCTGCCGGCCCCGGCCGAATGGCAGGCGCGGCAGGACGCCCTTGGCCGCCGCCTGGGCCTGCGCCGCGCCGTGCCCCTGCGTCTGTCGCCGGCCGGCCGCCTGGATGCGCCGGTGGCCATAGGCTGCCTCAAGCCCCTGGTGCTCCTGCCGGCCGCCCTGCTCAGCGGCCTGCCTGTGCCCCTGCTGGAAGCCCTGCTGGCCCATGAGCTGGCCCATGTGCGGCGTCAGGACTATCTGGCCCATCTGCTGCAGAGCCTGGTGGAGGCCCTGCTCTTCTTCCATCCGGTGGTGTGGTGGCTGTCCTCCCGCCTGCGCCAGGAGCGGGAGCTGGTGGCCGATGCCCTGGCTGCCCGCGCCCTGGACGACCCCCGCCGCCTGGCCCAGGCCCTGCACGCCCTGGCCGAGCTGGATGTCCGAACCGAACTCGCCGCCCAAGACATCCAACCCCTTCCCCCGATGGCAATGAGTGCCCGCGGCGGCCGCCTGCTGCCCCGTATCGAACAACTGATGACCATGGTGATGATGAGTTCCTCCGATTCCCGCGTTGCCGGCTGGAAGCTGGCCCTGCCCGCCCTCTTGCTGGCCGGTAGCAGCCTGCTGGTGCAGGCCGCCCGCAGCCCGGCCGACAACAGCGCCACGCCCCTCCCCGTGTCCGACACCGCCGTGGCACCCCAGCACCAGCATGCCGGCAAGGTGGTGGAGCTGCCGGCCGAGCCCGGCAGCATGGCCGCCCTGCTCAAGCTGCCCGTCAATGCCCGCCATATGCTGGTGCTGGACGAGGACGGCCGCGTGCTGGCCAGCAAGGATCCCGATGCCGTGGTGCCCATCGCTTCCCTGACCAAGCTGCTCACGGCCATGGTGGTGCTGGATGCGCGCCAGGACATGGCGGAGACCCTGCAGGTCACCGCCGAGGATGTAGACCGCCTCAAGCACAGCGCCTCCCGCGTGCCGGTGGGCGCCCGCATGAGCCGGCGCGATGCCCTGGCCCTGGCCCTGATCAGCTCCGAAAACCGGGCCGCCTCGGCCCTGGCGCGCAGCTACCCCGGCGGGCTGGAAGGTTTTGCCCGCGCCGCCCAGGCCAAGCTCGCCGCCCTGGGCCTGAACCAGAGCCGGGTGGTGGAGCCCACGGGTCTTTCGCCGGCCAATGTGTCCACCGCCAAGGAAATGGCCCGCCTCGCGGCTGCGGCGGCCCGCTATCCGCAGATTGCCGAGATCAGCAGCCAGGCCAAGGCCAAGGTCAGCGTCAACGGCCGGGTGCGCGAACTGCGCAACACCAACCATCTGGTGGGCGGCAAGGGCTGGGACATCCGCCTGTCCAAGACCGGCTATACCGAGGAAGCCGGCCGCTGCCTGACCATGCGCCTGCGCACCGAGGGCAAGGGCGTGCGCCACTTCGTCACCGTGGTGCTGCTGGATGCCGACGGCTCGGCCCAGCGCCTGGCCGATGCCCGCCGCATCCGCCAGTCCCTGGGCAAGCTGGGCGCGATCTGA
- a CDS encoding BlaI/MecI/CopY family transcriptional regulator encodes MLNKTPPAPKPTAAELDLLRVLWRLDAPADAKQVHEALLAERPEASYATVLRQLQVMHGKGLLLRDESQRPQRYTPAQAQDKLQTRLLKDLIAKAFAGSGKALVMAALKGHVSAKEREEIQKLLQQQQAPGARDGQA; translated from the coding sequence ATGCTGAACAAGACTCCTCCCGCGCCCAAGCCCACGGCGGCCGAGCTGGACCTGCTGCGCGTGCTCTGGCGCCTGGATGCGCCGGCCGATGCCAAGCAGGTGCATGAGGCCCTGCTGGCCGAGCGTCCCGAGGCCAGCTATGCCACGGTGCTGCGCCAGCTCCAGGTCATGCATGGCAAGGGCCTGCTGCTGCGCGACGAAAGCCAGCGCCCGCAGCGCTACACCCCGGCCCAGGCCCAGGACAAGCTGCAGACCCGCCTGCTCAAGGACCTGATCGCCAAGGCCTTTGCCGGCTCGGGCAAGGCCCTGGTGATGGCGGCGCTCAAGGGCCATGTGAGCGCGAAAGAGCGCGAGGAGATCCAGAAGCTGCTCCAGCAGCAGCAGGCGCCCGGCGCGCGCGACGGGCAGGCCTGA
- a CDS encoding endonuclease/exonuclease/phosphatase family protein gives MAKLFSVASWNVEHFKDDPARVGRVVEFMKQQNPDVFGLYEVEGATVFGELVKRMPGYTFQITEGEQTQEILIGVKKGLTAFITQRTEFRSGTTHMRPGQLVTVNKGGQNHCLLFLHLASGSEPRGMGLRDDMLGRALEFRRDLDKAAGGPGQARYLFLGDLNIMGLDYPFGRAIDAGLELQKWDKEAARAKYAGMRRLAKTGDASWSNGSGSSLPDANLDHVFASSNLKFRSFKRPQDGLAVEVLLRGWPELASVAARDAWIRDYSDHALLYFEIHG, from the coding sequence ATGGCCAAGCTCTTCTCGGTAGCGTCCTGGAACGTGGAGCACTTCAAGGACGATCCGGCCCGCGTGGGACGGGTGGTGGAATTCATGAAGCAGCAGAACCCGGATGTGTTCGGGCTCTATGAGGTGGAGGGCGCCACGGTCTTTGGCGAGCTGGTCAAGCGCATGCCCGGCTACACCTTCCAGATCACCGAGGGTGAGCAGACCCAGGAAATCCTGATCGGCGTGAAGAAGGGGCTCACCGCCTTCATCACCCAGCGCACCGAGTTCCGCTCGGGCACCACCCATATGCGGCCGGGCCAGCTGGTCACGGTCAACAAAGGCGGGCAGAACCACTGCCTGCTTTTTCTGCACCTGGCCAGCGGCAGCGAGCCACGCGGCATGGGCCTGCGCGATGACATGCTGGGCCGGGCCCTGGAATTCCGCCGCGATCTGGACAAGGCGGCCGGCGGTCCGGGCCAGGCGCGCTATTTGTTTCTGGGCGATCTCAACATCATGGGTCTGGACTACCCCTTCGGCCGCGCCATCGATGCCGGCCTGGAACTGCAGAAGTGGGACAAGGAGGCCGCCCGCGCCAAATACGCCGGCATGCGCCGCCTGGCCAAGACCGGCGATGCGAGCTGGAGCAATGGCTCGGGCTCCAGCCTGCCGGATGCCAATCTGGACCATGTGTTTGCCAGCAGCAATCTGAAGTTCCGCAGCTTCAAGCGCCCGCAGGACGGGCTGGCCGTCGAGGTGCTCTTGCGCGGCTGGCCCGAGCTGGCCAGTGTGGCGGCGCGCGATGCCTGGATACGCGACTACTCCGACCACGCCCTGCTCTACTTCGAGATCCACGGCTGA
- a CDS encoding 6-carboxytetrahydropterin synthase, which translates to MPQIHSTLHTASGGFESACRIPALPSSHRSHGLHGHSYFATVRASLPQGWAPFPGAEVEELRRRLEACVAPLDHALLNDSLAQPTDENLARWIRQRLENEFGVPGIQQVGIQSTQHSGVDLDVSGQAHVWRRYRFQAAHQLPNVPAGHKCGRMHGHGFEVILHANQDLGERDLAVDYDHLDEVWAPFHMQLNYQCLNSIEGLANPTSEVISAWLWERLKPQLPELSWVTVYETGSCGANYDGSRYRIWKELTLDSAIQLKRAPAEHPLRGIHGHTYTLRLHLSAPLDAVQGWTVDFGDVKTLFDPIFKAIDHRPLYEIADLPDGDAASLAAWVLAKGRAVLPQIDRVDLYETRGSGAIVSVERADELIPV; encoded by the coding sequence ATGCCCCAGATCCATTCCACGCTTCACACCGCCTCCGGCGGTTTCGAGTCGGCCTGCCGCATTCCGGCCCTGCCGAGCAGCCACCGCAGCCATGGCCTGCACGGCCACAGCTATTTCGCCACCGTCCGGGCCTCGCTGCCGCAGGGCTGGGCGCCCTTCCCGGGCGCCGAGGTGGAGGAGCTGCGCCGCCGCCTGGAAGCCTGTGTCGCGCCGCTGGACCATGCCCTGCTCAATGACAGCCTGGCCCAGCCCACCGACGAGAACCTCGCGCGCTGGATACGCCAGCGCCTGGAGAACGAGTTCGGCGTGCCCGGCATCCAGCAGGTGGGCATACAGAGCACCCAGCATTCGGGCGTGGATCTGGATGTTTCGGGACAGGCCCATGTCTGGCGCCGCTACCGCTTCCAGGCCGCGCACCAGCTGCCCAATGTGCCGGCCGGCCACAAGTGCGGCCGCATGCACGGCCATGGCTTTGAAGTGATCCTGCATGCCAACCAGGACCTGGGCGAGCGCGACCTGGCGGTGGACTACGACCATCTGGACGAGGTCTGGGCGCCCTTCCATATGCAGCTCAACTACCAGTGCCTCAACAGCATCGAGGGCCTGGCCAACCCCACCAGCGAGGTGATCTCGGCCTGGCTGTGGGAGCGGCTCAAGCCCCAGCTGCCCGAGCTGAGCTGGGTCACGGTCTATGAAACCGGCTCCTGCGGCGCCAATTACGACGGCAGCCGCTACCGCATCTGGAAGGAGCTGACCCTGGACTCCGCCATCCAGCTCAAGCGTGCCCCCGCCGAGCACCCGCTGCGCGGCATCCATGGCCACACTTACACCCTGCGCCTGCACCTGAGCGCGCCGCTGGACGCCGTGCAGGGCTGGACCGTGGACTTCGGCGATGTGAAGACCCTGTTCGATCCCATCTTCAAGGCCATAGACCACCGGCCGCTGTACGAGATTGCCGATCTGCCAGATGGCGATGCGGCCAGCCTGGCGGCCTGGGTGCTGGCCAAGGGCCGGGCGGTGCTGCCGCAGATCGACCGGGTGGATCTGTACGAGACCCGGGGTTCGGGCGCCATCGTCAGCGTGGAACGCGCCGACGAACTGATTCCGGTCTGA
- the queE gene encoding 7-carboxy-7-deazaguanine synthase, whose translation MTYAVKEMFYTLQGEGAQAGRPAVFCRFAGCNLWSGREQDRAEAVCSFCDTDFVGTDGQGGGKFATAAELAAAVAAKWAGGPGGKPYVVCTGGEPLLQLDEPLIEALHAQGFEVAVETNGTQPAPAGLDWICVSPKADAEIVLTRGHELKLVWPQPLARPERFAGLDFQHFFLQPMDTPLLQKQHTREAIAYCLAHPQWKLSVQMHKVVGID comes from the coding sequence ATGACTTACGCGGTCAAGGAAATGTTCTACACCCTGCAGGGCGAGGGCGCCCAGGCCGGGCGGCCGGCGGTGTTCTGCCGCTTTGCCGGCTGCAATCTCTGGAGCGGGCGCGAGCAGGACCGTGCCGAGGCCGTCTGCAGCTTCTGCGACACCGATTTCGTGGGCACCGATGGTCAGGGCGGCGGCAAGTTCGCCACCGCGGCCGAGCTGGCCGCGGCTGTGGCGGCCAAGTGGGCGGGGGGCCCGGGAGGCAAGCCCTATGTGGTCTGCACCGGCGGCGAGCCCCTGCTGCAACTGGACGAGCCCCTGATCGAGGCCCTGCATGCCCAGGGCTTCGAGGTGGCGGTGGAAACCAATGGCACCCAGCCCGCCCCGGCGGGGCTGGACTGGATCTGCGTCAGCCCCAAGGCCGATGCCGAGATCGTGCTGACCCGTGGCCACGAGCTCAAGCTGGTCTGGCCCCAGCCTTTGGCCCGGCCGGAGCGCTTTGCCGGCCTGGACTTCCAGCATTTCTTCCTGCAGCCCATGGACACGCCCCTGCTGCAGAAGCAGCACACGCGCGAGGCCATCGCCTACTGCCTGGCCCATCCGCAGTGGAAGCTCTCGGTGCAGATGCACAAGGTGGTGGGCATCGATTGA
- a CDS encoding SGNH/GDSL hydrolase family protein, protein MNKFKISLLSAALLALTACGGGNDAVPVDDSVSSVKVFGDSLADAGTFGFRFTVQTGEASTYPERVAAAYGISGQCSYYAFTGTTFTLNSKTGCTNFAVGGGVINMSNASDPRGIPLQLITANGFKPNDLLVIDGGGNDAANLVTAYLAVSKDKGASYASLLGTLLPAAQVSTALAGGASTIAAIGTPYMQALAQKFAGSIKDQALNKGARRVALLNMPGITNTPRFQTVLDSIAAASGGGTAGATARAQAEGLFKSWIEAFNAELAKQFSGEDKVLVVDFYGTFNQLMSTPSQFGLTNVKTPACPIKGVGSDGLPTYDFPTCTAPALSANPPAGVSGGADWWKSYLFSDGFHPTPQGHQQIALTINTALKAKGWMK, encoded by the coding sequence ATGAACAAATTCAAGATCAGCCTGCTGAGCGCGGCCCTGCTGGCCCTCACCGCCTGCGGCGGCGGCAACGATGCCGTGCCCGTCGACGACAGCGTGAGCAGCGTCAAGGTCTTTGGCGACAGCCTGGCCGATGCCGGCACCTTCGGCTTCCGCTTCACCGTGCAGACCGGTGAGGCCAGCACCTATCCCGAGCGCGTGGCCGCGGCCTACGGCATCAGCGGCCAGTGCAGCTATTACGCCTTCACCGGCACCACCTTCACGCTCAACAGCAAGACGGGTTGCACCAATTTCGCCGTGGGCGGGGGCGTGATCAATATGAGCAATGCCTCCGACCCGCGCGGCATCCCCCTGCAGCTGATCACGGCCAATGGCTTCAAGCCCAATGACCTGCTGGTGATCGACGGCGGCGGCAATGACGCGGCCAACCTCGTCACCGCCTACCTGGCCGTGAGCAAGGACAAGGGCGCGTCCTACGCCAGCCTGCTGGGCACCCTGCTGCCCGCGGCCCAGGTGAGCACCGCCCTGGCTGGCGGCGCCAGCACCATTGCCGCCATCGGCACGCCCTATATGCAGGCCCTGGCCCAGAAGTTCGCCGGCAGCATCAAGGACCAGGCCCTGAACAAGGGCGCCCGCCGCGTAGCCCTGCTGAACATGCCCGGCATCACCAACACGCCGCGCTTCCAGACCGTGCTGGACAGCATTGCCGCGGCCAGCGGCGGCGGCACGGCCGGCGCCACGGCCCGCGCCCAGGCCGAGGGCCTGTTCAAGAGCTGGATCGAGGCCTTCAATGCCGAGCTGGCCAAGCAGTTCAGCGGCGAGGACAAGGTGCTGGTGGTCGACTTCTACGGCACCTTCAACCAGCTGATGAGCACGCCCAGCCAGTTCGGTCTCACCAACGTCAAGACCCCCGCCTGCCCCATCAAGGGCGTGGGCAGCGACGGCCTGCCCACCTATGACTTCCCCACCTGCACGGCGCCGGCCCTCTCGGCCAACCCGCCGGCCGGCGTGAGCGGCGGCGCGGACTGGTGGAAGAGCTATCTGTTCTCGGACGGCTTCCACCCCACGCCCCAGGGTCATCAGCAGATCGCCCTGACCATCAACACGGCCCTCAAGGCCAAGGGCTGGATGAAGTAA
- a CDS encoding nucleotide pyrophosphohydrolase: protein MDIENLQQRLRDFAAARQWQPYQTPKNLAMAMVVEAAELVEIFQWLTPEESQNLDAARHEHLGEEIADVLLYLLQIADHSGVDLGDAVERKLAKNALKYPAP from the coding sequence ATGGATATCGAGAATCTGCAGCAGCGTCTGCGCGATTTCGCCGCGGCGCGGCAGTGGCAGCCCTATCAGACGCCCAAGAACCTGGCCATGGCCATGGTGGTGGAGGCGGCCGAGCTGGTGGAGATCTTCCAGTGGCTCACGCCGGAAGAGTCGCAGAACCTGGACGCCGCCCGGCACGAGCACCTGGGCGAGGAAATCGCCGATGTGCTGCTCTACCTGCTGCAGATCGCCGACCACAGCGGCGTGGACCTGGGTGATGCCGTGGAGCGCAAGCTGGCCAAGAACGCGCTCAAGTACCCGGCCCCCTGA
- a CDS encoding PolC-type DNA polymerase III has product MSPTIAVIDFETSGLPPQAGGRATEIAAVLLRDGEIVDQYQSLMRTDVWVPPFIERLTGISNAMLAEAPPAATVMREVADFTRGSALVAHNASFDRGFWRAEHERAGLALDPLHEEFACTVLLARRLYPEAPDCKLGTLARYHRLPDNGRAHRALADARTTAQLLLRMQADLSQRYGAELGPLVSEHGLLARLQRASRTALGRCVRDYARQRQVAI; this is encoded by the coding sequence ATGAGCCCGACCATTGCCGTCATCGACTTCGAGACCAGCGGCCTGCCGCCCCAGGCGGGCGGGCGCGCCACCGAGATTGCCGCCGTGCTGCTGCGCGACGGCGAGATCGTGGACCAGTACCAGAGCCTGATGCGCACGGACGTCTGGGTGCCGCCCTTCATCGAGCGGCTCACCGGCATCAGCAATGCCATGCTGGCCGAGGCCCCGCCAGCCGCCACCGTGATGCGCGAGGTGGCCGATTTCACCCGCGGCAGCGCCCTGGTGGCGCACAACGCGAGCTTTGACCGGGGCTTCTGGCGCGCCGAGCATGAGCGCGCCGGTCTGGCCCTGGATCCGCTGCATGAGGAGTTCGCCTGCACCGTGCTGCTGGCGCGGCGCCTCTACCCCGAGGCACCGGACTGCAAGCTGGGCACCCTGGCGCGCTATCACCGGCTGCCCGACAACGGCCGCGCTCACCGCGCGCTGGCCGATGCGCGCACCACGGCCCAGCTGCTGCTGCGCATGCAGGCCGATCTGAGCCAGCGCTACGGGGCCGAGCTCGGCCCCCTGGTGAGCGAGCATGGCCTGCTGGCGCGGCTGCAGCGTGCCAGCCGCACGGCCCTGGGGCGCTGCGTGCGCGATTACGCCCGGCAGCGCCAGGTCGCGATCTGA
- a CDS encoding GNAT family N-acetyltransferase: MSSIQVRPATLRDAKVIAEIHVAAWQDAYRGLLPDATLDALSVQKRQAFWREAIDLCEPQVMVAHLDNEVMGFVGFDRSRDKGTPSTTGEIWALYANPVHWDKGVGLALWDAARDGLQEEGCTKVTLWTYLRNERGLRFFELAGFKRELGSAKTTEVGGTRVEELRLQRSLV, encoded by the coding sequence ATGTCGAGTATCCAGGTTCGTCCGGCCACACTGCGTGATGCCAAGGTTATCGCCGAGATCCATGTCGCAGCCTGGCAGGACGCGTACCGGGGCTTGCTGCCCGATGCCACGCTGGATGCCCTCTCGGTGCAGAAGCGCCAGGCGTTCTGGCGCGAAGCCATCGATCTGTGCGAGCCCCAGGTGATGGTGGCCCACCTCGATAACGAGGTCATGGGCTTTGTCGGTTTCGACCGTTCCCGCGACAAGGGCACGCCCTCCACCACCGGTGAGATCTGGGCGCTCTACGCCAACCCGGTGCATTGGGACAAGGGTGTGGGCCTGGCCCTGTGGGACGCCGCCCGCGACGGTCTGCAGGAAGAGGGCTGCACCAAGGTCACGCTGTGGACCTATCTGCGCAATGAGCGCGGCCTGCGCTTCTTCGAGCTGGCGGGCTTCAAGCGTGAGCTGGGCAGTGCCAAGACCACCGAGGTGGGCGGCACGCGCGTCGAGGAACTGCGTCTGCAGCGTTCCCTGGTCTGA
- a CDS encoding AbrB/MazE/SpoVT family DNA-binding domain-containing protein, with the protein MTAPAAEAVLAKITSKNQLTLPKSVTQALGPVQYFEVQARAGQIILTPVRIQRGDALRAKLAELALDEAAIAAALDFAAQALEPEAPASQPKPKTAAPRKPVARKTASAAQPAKPSKAPSSRKPAARKAAAR; encoded by the coding sequence ATGACCGCGCCCGCCGCCGAGGCCGTGCTCGCCAAGATCACCTCCAAGAACCAGCTCACCCTGCCCAAGAGCGTCACCCAGGCGCTGGGGCCGGTGCAGTACTTCGAGGTGCAGGCGCGGGCCGGCCAGATCATCCTGACCCCGGTACGCATCCAGCGCGGTGACGCGCTGCGGGCCAAGCTGGCCGAACTGGCGCTGGACGAGGCCGCCATTGCGGCCGCCCTGGACTTTGCGGCCCAGGCGCTGGAGCCCGAGGCCCCGGCTTCCCAGCCCAAGCCCAAGACGGCCGCGCCGCGCAAGCCGGTGGCCAGGAAGACGGCATCAGCCGCTCAGCCTGCCAAGCCTTCCAAGGCGCCCAGTTCCCGCAAGCCGGCTGCGCGCAAGGCCGCCGCGCGGTGA
- a CDS encoding PIN domain-containing protein, giving the protein MSRRRPAAAPRVVFETAVLLRALLGSTHMAQGLRQAWQGGACQALVDAGSARALMLALGAPALGLSAAQQQELLADFLPYALVVPEAEAASRPRQSLPALSRQALTLARQARAHWLVSDCAELRTHFACTRIARPLELVDSEKFLTRL; this is encoded by the coding sequence GTGAGCCGCCGCCGCCCGGCCGCGGCCCCGCGGGTGGTCTTCGAGACCGCCGTCTTGCTGCGTGCCCTGCTGGGCTCCACCCACATGGCCCAGGGCCTGCGGCAAGCCTGGCAAGGCGGTGCCTGCCAGGCCCTGGTGGATGCCGGATCGGCGCGTGCCCTGATGCTGGCCCTGGGGGCTCCTGCCCTGGGCCTGAGTGCCGCTCAGCAGCAAGAGCTGCTGGCCGACTTCCTGCCTTACGCCCTGGTGGTGCCCGAAGCGGAGGCTGCGAGCCGGCCGCGCCAAAGCCTGCCCGCACTGTCCAGGCAAGCCCTGACCCTCGCCCGTCAGGCGCGGGCGCATTGGCTGGTGAGCGACTGCGCCGAATTGCGCACCCATTTCGCGTGCACCCGCATCGCGCGGCCGCTGGAACTCGTGGACAGCGAGAAATTCTTGACGCGGCTCTGA
- a CDS encoding YafY family protein, which translates to MDRTERFYKIEMLIRGQECVSFATLLQALEVSPATLKRDLQYLRERLGAPIEYDALANGYRFGQQWRGQQHELPGVWFSEKELHALLTMHQLLSGLDENGLLSRHLQPMFDKLSSMLGTDAQEAQQITRRVKLISTARRRVASEFFETVGSAVVQRRRLHIVYRKRGGGGAQASEREISPQRLVHYRNTWYLDAWCHRSEGWRRFALDAMEQARLLDTPAQAADLAALEAELDQGYGIFAASGGPVQQARLVFSAEAAQWVSREEWHPAQRSRWREDGRWELVLPYGEPTELLMDLLRHAGQVQVLEPPALREAFAQRLREAVARLDAPAA; encoded by the coding sequence ATGGACCGCACCGAGCGCTTCTACAAGATCGAGATGCTGATACGCGGGCAGGAGTGCGTCAGCTTCGCCACCCTGCTGCAGGCCCTGGAGGTGTCGCCGGCCACGCTCAAGCGTGATCTGCAGTACCTGCGCGAGCGCCTGGGGGCGCCCATCGAGTACGACGCCCTGGCCAATGGCTACCGCTTCGGCCAGCAGTGGCGCGGCCAGCAGCATGAGCTGCCGGGGGTCTGGTTCAGCGAGAAGGAGCTGCATGCCCTGCTGACCATGCACCAGCTGCTCTCCGGTCTGGATGAGAACGGCTTGCTGAGCCGGCATCTGCAGCCCATGTTCGACAAGCTCAGCAGCATGCTGGGCACCGATGCACAGGAGGCCCAGCAGATCACGCGCCGGGTGAAGTTGATCAGCACCGCCCGGCGGCGGGTGGCCAGCGAGTTTTTCGAGACCGTGGGCAGCGCCGTGGTGCAGAGGCGGCGTCTGCACATCGTCTACCGCAAGCGCGGCGGGGGTGGGGCGCAGGCCTCGGAGCGCGAGATCTCGCCCCAGCGCCTGGTGCACTACCGCAACACCTGGTACCTGGATGCCTGGTGCCACCGCAGCGAGGGCTGGCGCCGCTTTGCGCTGGACGCCATGGAGCAGGCCCGGCTGCTGGACACGCCGGCCCAGGCGGCCGATCTGGCGGCCCTGGAGGCCGAGCTGGACCAGGGCTACGGCATCTTTGCCGCGAGCGGCGGACCGGTGCAGCAGGCCAGGCTGGTGTTCAGCGCCGAGGCGGCGCAATGGGTGTCGCGCGAGGAATGGCACCCGGCCCAGCGCAGCCGCTGGCGGGAAGACGGGCGCTGGGAGCTGGTCCTGCCCTATGGAGAACCCACCGAGCTGCTGATGGATCTGCTGCGCCACGCCGGCCAAGTGCAGGTGCTGGAGCCGCCCGCGCTGCGCGAGGCCTTTGCACAGCGCCTGCGCGAGGCCGTGGCGCGGCTGGATGCCCCGGCTGCCTAA
- a CDS encoding cob(I)yrinic acid a,c-diamide adenosyltransferase yields MANRLSQIATRTGDDGSTGLGDGSRVPKDHLRVMAMGDVDELNSQIGVLLAEPLPEDVRELLITIQHELFNLGGELCMPGYSLLKDDAVLRLDQALADHNAALPRLAEFILPAGTRSAAIAHVCRTVARRAERAVVTLAAQESINAAPRQYLNRLSDLLFVLARVLNRANLDGKGGDDVYWHSERLQRQQAQDQTGD; encoded by the coding sequence ATGGCCAACCGACTTTCCCAGATCGCAACCCGCACCGGTGACGACGGCAGCACCGGCCTCGGTGATGGCAGCCGCGTGCCCAAGGACCATCTGCGTGTGATGGCCATGGGCGATGTGGATGAACTCAATTCCCAGATCGGCGTGCTGCTGGCCGAGCCCCTGCCCGAGGACGTGCGCGAGCTGCTGATCACCATCCAGCACGAGCTCTTCAATCTGGGCGGCGAACTCTGCATGCCCGGCTACAGCCTGCTCAAGGACGACGCCGTGCTGCGCCTGGACCAGGCCCTGGCCGACCACAACGCCGCCCTGCCCCGCCTGGCCGAGTTCATCCTGCCCGCCGGCACCCGCAGCGCTGCCATCGCCCATGTCTGCCGCACCGTGGCCCGCCGCGCCGAGCGCGCCGTGGTCACCCTGGCCGCGCAGGAGTCCATCAATGCCGCGCCGCGCCAGTACCTGAACCGCCTTTCCGACCTGCTTTTCGTACTGGCGCGCGTGCTCAACCGCGCCAATCTCGATGGCAAGGGTGGGGACGATGTCTACTGGCACAGCGAACGCCTGCAGCGCCAGCAGGCGCAGGATCAGACCGGGGACTGA